The nucleotide sequence CGTCAGATCGTCTGAGATAATAAACAGCACATTGTATGGCTTTTCTGCTGCAACAACCTGGTTCAAACAATACAGCAGCCAGCAGGCCATGATCTGAAAAGCAGTTAATTTCATCGTTCACCCTGGCGATCAGAAGAATAAATACAGATGTAACATTTTTCGTCACTTCAAACATTCATTCTATGATCCGCAAGAACGGGTCACAACTCTCTTTCAGTCATAATCGCCGGCGGGAATCACATCTACAAAGGAGACTCCCACCCGCAGTTCATCGAAGTCCGTGGAATAATTACTGACGATTTTGACCCGATCAATCCGCAGATCAGGTGCCATCAATCTCAGGTCCACATCTTTCAGTTCGGGGATCTGATTCAACGGGGGATTTAACCAGAGATCGACTTCTTCCGCGCCGGGACGAAACAAAATTCGCACCACAATCAGGGCAGCCTGTCCCGAAAGAACCTCACTGGAGGCGGTATTGATTTCGGTACCGTTCACTTGACCGGCAGCAGCCCAGTTCCCGCGGTCGGCGGACGCCAGTTTTCCTATACGTAAGCTTGATTCTTCATTTCCGAAATCGATATATGCATAACGGCCACTGCCGGCATTATCATAAGACTGCACCATAAAGCTCATCCACAGAATTTCTCCGTCGGCTCCGAATCCCTTGGAGTCTAATAGTGCTTTCGGAACCTGCTGCAAATCCAGATAGCGCACGGCAACCGTTTCAGAACCAGCTCCTGAGCGATACTGCCCGCCTTTCGTCAACAGTATGTTTCCAAACTGATCGGAAAACCCGAGCTGGCCGAAAAGCCGCATATCGTTTTTCCCAAGGTTTACTTTCTTGGTATCGTGCACAATCATGGACCGGTTTTTTCCTTTATCGGCCCAGGGACCAGCCCAGCCAACTCCACCGGTCAGATCATTAATTCCCTCTGATGCTTTTTCCCCCAGAAGATTCTCTGAATAATTAAAGCCTTCATATAGAAACGGCTGAGCCGCGATACGAGCCATAAGGAATGTTTTTTTGACATAATCCGACTCGAAATTGATCGGTTCAAATGCCTTGTCTTCATCATAAGGCAGTTGGAAGTCTTTGATGAACATCACCGAGAGATTAATGGTCGAAACAATGCCAATTCCGATTAACAGAAACCAGCGCCAGGTTAAAATCCGCCGACCTTGTCTGGGTTTCGGCTTTGCTTTAGGCTTGGAAGAAACCGAATTGATCTCAAATTCCGCGTCCGTCGGCAGAATCAACGGTTCCTTGAGTTGTTTTTCCCGCTCACGTGCCTGTGCTTCACCAATCGAACGAACCTGGAAACGCTCCCGCAGATAAGAATGCAGAAACACGCGACGAAAGGCCTGGTCTGCATTTTCGCTGTCCGTCTTGATCCACTGCTCAAGCTTCCGGGCCTCTTCTTCGGAAAGCTCTTCCCCATCAAGATAGGCATCGATATTTTCGAGTGCCGTGCTCTCTACGAGTTCTGTTTTAGTTTCCGACATTCGCTTCACCAGCAGCTCGCTTTTGAACACAGTCCATCAATGTGGTCCGAATCCGGGATAAGGTCACTCGTACCGATCCCATCGAAGTTCCCAGTTCGTCGGCAATCTGCTTTGGCTTTAAATCATCGGTATAACGTAAACCAAGTAAGCGCCGCGAACGTTCTGTTAACTGATCCAGGCAATACTCCAGTAAATCCCGCTCCTCGGTCATCAACTGCTGAACCCGGGAGCAGGCATCTGCCAAAGCGTCCATCGCTTCACCCATGAACAAGACCCGATCACGTCGCTTACCTCGATAAAAATCGGCGATCTTAATTTTGGCGATCCATAATGCCCAGGGCAGGAACGGGCGAGATTTATCATATTCGTCATAACGGATCGCAATTTCTGCTGCGACCTCCTGTAGCAGATCCTCCGCATCACTGAACTGAGGAGTTGAAGCCACTACAAATGCCATCAGAGAGGGTTGAACTTTCACCCAGTTACGCGCGAGTTCAGCACGACTTTGAGCAGACTCGGTTTGCAATGTTCTTGTTTGTGTCGCATCCATCGGGCACGTACATCTTTTCTTAAACAGTTAGTATATTTTTTAAAGTTAATGTCACCAGATGAAACAGAGCGATAGCGAAATTCTGTCATGAAAGAAAAACTGTAATCTGGGCATTCACCAATAGCAATATTTTATATTGTAGTAGAATGTATTAAGATTAAATGAAGATACCGGAAGAACTTCAAATCATTCAGGTAAATTTCTGAAGATAGCACTATTCTCACTTTTTTAGAAATTAGTTGTTAACGTTTTGGCCCCTTTTGCGATATACAATAGAGGGCAAAATACACCCTGTTTCAAAACAGCTCATTCTGACAGAAAAAGTTGCTTTGTTCTCTACAGAATGAAGTTCTCCAATAGCTGATCTCAACTTTATCTATTCAGATCCCCACTATTCTATCCAGTGGTATTAATACGTAATCGTACTATTCCGAGCCTTTGATTTTTTGAGCAGTCGGAAGAACTCCTTCCACAGGCAGCGAATTACAGGGAGAGGCTGATTTTCCACCTGATTCCCCCGGCGGCAGAATCGCGCTTGAGTTAAACCTACTCATTCTGGTATAAACATACGCTGATCCGTAAGTATTCCAGACTCTTCATTCCAGAGAGCATTCGGCTGGCTCTCTGAAAATGCGAGCTCGCGATAAAACAGGGGGAATCGATGCTGTCATTCTTCAACGATCAGAATCAGCACCACTCCAGTTCACGACGACAGTTCCTGCAGATGGGGACACTCGGTCTTGCCGGACTGACACTGGCCGATCTTTTACGCGCTGAAGCACAGTCTGGTATTCTTAAATCAAATAAATCCATCATCAATGTGCATCTGGATGGTGGTCCTCCTCATATGGACATGATAGACCTGAAACCGGAGGCTCCGGCTGAAATCCGCGGTGAATTCCTGCCTGTCTCTACAAATGTCACAGGCGTGCAGATCTGTGAACTCCTGCCTCGCATGGCAGCCCAGGCAGATCAGTTCGCCTTGATTCGATCACTGGTGGGATCAGCAGGCGCCCACGACGCGTTCCAGTGCCAGTCCGGGTTTCGCAAAAAAGATCTCGCCTCAACGGGCGGACGCCCTGCCCTGGGTTCTGTTGTTTCGAAATTGAGAAGCTCACCAGCGGATCGCACCCCCTTATTTGTCGATCTGATGCAGGGACGCGGCCTGGTTCGAAACAGTGCCCGGCCTGGATTCCTGGGTCCCTCCTTTCAACCATTCCGGCCCGATCTCTCGGACCTGTTTGAACGCCAGTTGGAAAAAGGGATGCAGAGTGAATTGAAACGACTCGGCACAGATCATCAGGTCAGCCTGAAACTGAACCCCACGCTCAGTCTGCAACGACTGGAAAACCGTACGACCCTGCTCGCTGAACTGGATACGATCCGCAGCAGGGTGGACGCCAGCGGCATGATGGATGCCATGGACCGTTTTTCTCAACAGGCAGTCAGTATTCTCACTTCAGGCCGCCTGGCGGATGCGCTCGACCTGTCGCTTGAAGATCCAGTCACCCTGGCACGCTATACTCCGGCAAACCACTCAGAGACACCACGATTTTATACCAGTGAAGGTCCTCAGGCGGTGAAAAAGTTTCTGCTGGCGCGAAGACTTGTGGAAGCAGGGGTTCGTTGTGTCAGTCTTTCCATCAGCGATTTTGATACGCACTCCAGTAACTTCGATCGTCTCCGCCAGTTACTCCCGATTGTCGACCACGGATTAACGGCCTTGATCTCCGATCTGGAAGAACGAGGAATGCTGGACGATGTGACGATCGTCGCCTGGGGTGAATTTGGACGCACCCCGCGCATCAACTCCAAAAAAGGTGGCCGCGATCACTGGCCTCGCGTGGGCCCCGCCATTCTTGCCGGCGGAGGGATGCGTACTGGTCAGGTCATCGGTGCAACCGACCGTACGGCCAGCGCGGTTAAAGAACGCCCCGTACATTATAAAGATGTCTTCGCCACACTCTATCATAACCTGGGAATTGATCCGCATGCGGTCACGATCGAAGATCCCCACGGCCGCCCGCAATATCTGCTTGATGCCGGAACACGCATCCCGGAACTCGTCTGATTCGACTTCGTCATGAACGCAGTTGCTACTTGTTTCACTTGAATGGGACAGTTATGATCAATTGGACTGTGAGGGAGCCCTTGCAGTGCAGCTGCATCACTGAAAAACTGCCGCTTTCGAACAGGAGAGATTCAACGATGAAACAGATACTCACAATCGGAATGGTTCTATTTGTTCTCAGCAGTACCATCTCAGCGCAAGCCGCTGAACTGCCGCAATACAAACCTCTCTTTAACGGTAAAGATCTGACCGGCTGGGTGAATGTCAATACGGACAAAGACACCTGGTACGTGAAGGATGGCACGCTGGTCTGCACGGGACATCCTATCGGCGTGATGCGCAGCGACAGGCAGTACGAGAATTTTCTACTGCACATCGAATGGCGGCATATGGAAGCGGGTGGCAACTCGGGTGTCTTTGCCTGGAGCGAAGGAACCGTTCCCGAAGGCAGACGACTGCCCAAAGGAATGGAGATTCAGATGCTGGAACTCGACTGGGTGAATCAGCATAAACTGAAAGACGGCAGCCTGCCCCCGATCGCGTATGTCCACGGTGAACTCTTCGGCGCAAACGGGCTCATCACCACTCCTGATAACCCACGGGGTACACGCAGCAAATCGATCGAAAACAGATGCAAAGGTAAAGGACAATGGAACGTTTATGATGTGGTGTGCGTAGACGGGGTGGTCAAACTTTCCGTGAACGGAAAATTTGTCAACGGAGTCCGTAATGCGTCAATTAAAAAGGGCTATCTCTGCCTGGAATCAGAAGGGGCGGAAATCCAGTTCCGCAATATCCAGATTATGGAACTCCCGCCCGGCATCACGACTCAGGAACAGACCGCGCCGCTGCTGAAATAATCATAGACGAGCTGATCAGAATCGAGACCGCCACTTCCTAAACTAACCTCAGTAATTCCAAGGAGTTGTGTTTCATACGGATTCTTGACGATCGGTCTGAGGCAGCATATAATGGGATAAACAGATCCGCTGTCCAGCGGGGCTGTCAGCAAAGCCTCTGTATAAGAGCATGCGCAATCCCACCTTATTATTCCTGCCTGAGACTGTGATGCGATTTATGATTTTCAGCCCGCAATCGAGTCCTGTCCAATGTCGGATCTCTGCCCTCTTTCTACTCGGAACGATTGGCTGTTTTCTCTTCAACGTAGAAAATGCGTCTGGTGCCGCTGAATCAAATCCCAAAACAGGCGCGGCCATCTATCGCAAACTCTGTATCGAATGTCATGCGACCAATGGAAAAGGGGTGACTGACAAAGCGAATCCCTTCCAAGGCAGAAAAACACTCGACGAGCTGACCATGCTCATCGAAGAAACCATGCCTGAAGAAGATCCGGAACTCTGCAAAGGGGAAGCCGCCCGACAGGTAGCCGAATATGTCCTGCAGCATTTTTTCACCTCGACGGCTGGCGAGAACAGCCAGAGCGCGCGGGTTCAATTATCACACATGACGGTCAGGCAGTACCTGTATACTACGTCTGACTTGATGTCTTCGTTTCTAGGCACAGCGAAATCCACTACCAAGGAACGGGGTTTACGGGCCGAGTATTACTCAACTCGTAATTTTCGCGGCGACAAACGTGTTGAAAAACGCATCGATCCCATCGTGAACTTTCAGTTTGGTGACAAAACACCCGTTGATAAAATCAAAAACGCCGAAGAATTCTCCATGAAATGGGAAGGTTCTGTCCTAGCTGAAGAAACTGGTGACTACGAAATCATTCTCAAAACAGAAAACGGGGCGCGACTCTGGGTGAATGAGCAGGAGCCCATCATCGATGAGTGGGTCAGCTCTCAGGGACGTCCGAAAGAACACAAAGCGACGATTCGTCTGCTGGCAGGTAAACCCTACACATTAAAATTACATGTCTTCAAATATAAAGAGAAATCTTCATCCGTCGTACTGGAATGGAAACCGCCTCATAAAGCACAGGAAGTCATCCCGGCGCGAAACCTGACACCACAACAGGTACCTGGCACGTTTATCTGCTCTACCGTCTTTCCACCGGACGACAGTGTCTCGGGTTACGAACGCGGTATTGCAGTTTCCAAATCATGGGACGAAGCCACGACCTCCGCAGCGCTTGAAGTGATGGGAGTCGTCATCAAACACCTGGATCGGATGGCGGGCACAAAACAGGATGATCAAAACCGAACCGAAAAAATCAGACAGTTCTGCCAGCGTTTTGCGGAACTGGCCTTTCGACGTCCTCTGACAGACGAACAGAAAGCGTTTTTCGTCGATCAGCATTTCCAGAAAGAACTACCTGTAGAACTTGCTGCGAAGCGCGCTGTTTTGCTGATTTTGAAGTCTCCCCGTTTTCTCTACACGGACCGCGAATTTAATCCGCCGGACAGTTTCGACATTGCTTCCCGGCTCTCGTACGGCTTATGGGATTCCATGCCCGATCGGCAATTGTATGACGCCGCGAAAGCGAATCGTCTGAAAACACCAGAACAGATCAGGCAGCAGTCAAAGCGGATGCTTGAAGATCCAAGGGCCCAGGCCAAACTGCGTTACTTTTTCCATCATTGGCTGCAACTGGATGAAAAAGAAGAACTCGCGAAAGACAAAGCTCTCTTCCCGGATTTTGACGCGCAGGTGGTTTCCGACTTGCGAACATCCCTCGACCTGTTCATTGACGATGTCGTCTGGAACAGTGGCTCAGATTATCGTCAGTTACTGCTGGCAGATTATGTGTATCTCAATCCGCGTCTGGCAAAAGTTTATGGCGTCGAAATGCCTGAGAACGAGGATTTCCAGAAAGTATCCCTCGACCAGGACAAACGGGCTGGTGTGATTACCCACCCTTACCTGATGGCCAATTTCGCGTATCATAACCTGAGTTCCCCGATACATCGTGGTGTATTTGTCACCCGAAGGCTGCTGGGACGTTCCCTGAAGCCGCCTCCGCAGGCAACCGAATTCAAAGACGGTGACTTCAAACCGGGGATGACGACCCGTGAAAAAGTGGCGCTCATTACGAAACCTTCTGCCTGTATGTCCTGCCACAGCATCATTAATCCACTTGGTTTTAGCTTGGAGCACTTTGACGCGATTGGCCGATATAGAGAAAAAGAAGCCGACCGAACCATTGACGCCTCATCCGAGCTGCCGGTCCTCTCGGGTGATCCCGCCAGATTTAACGGTGCCCGGGATCTGGCAGAGTTTATTGCCAGCGATCATCAGGCGCACGCTGCCTTTGTCGACCAATTGTTCCACCAGGCGGTCAAACAGCCGATAAATGCTTATGGACCAAACATCCGTGAAGAATTAACCACAATTTTTGAAAAATCCGGCTATAATATACAACAGCTTTTGATCGAAATCATGCAGGTTGCTTCCCTCCATCAACCTCAATCCTGAGAAAGAGACAGACCATGGCTTTTCAATCCCGCCGCGCATTCCTGAAAGAACTCGGACTCTCCACCGCTGTCCTGCCGCTGATCATGCATCTGCCCAGCTTGGGCTTTGCCGCAGACGCCCGTGTTCGTAAACAACGTCTCATCGTGATGTTCAGCCCCAACGGTATCGTACCGAAAGCCTACTGGCCCGATGAAACAGGCGACAAATTTGAACTCAAAGAAATCATGGAGCCCCTGAAACCTTACCAGGACCAGATGCTGGTGATTAAAGGGATTGCCGACCGCGTTCGCGGCGACGGCGACAGTCACATGCGTGGCATGAGTTGTCTGCTGACTGGAATTGAATTACTGCCCGGTAATATTCAGGGGGGCTCTCACACACCCGCCGGCTGGGCCAGTGGAAATTCGATCGACCAGGAAATCAAACGATTCCTGCAAAGCCAGAAGGAAACGCGTACCCGCTTCGGTTCGCTGGAGTTTGGCGTGAATGTTCCGCATCGCGCTGATCCCTGGACACGCATGGTCTACGCCGGTTCCAATAAACCGATTGCCCCCATCGACGACCCGTACCAGATGTTCGAAAAAATCTACGGGTCCATGAAGGACCGTAAGAGTCTTGCCAGCATTCTGGATGACGTACGCGAAGATCTGAAAAAAGTTCGCACGAAACTCAGCAAAGAAGATCGCCAGTTACTGGAAGAACACGAAAGCTATGTCCGACAAATGGAACAGGAACTGAAAGCCGGCCAGGATCAGAAACTGGCTGTCGAAGTTCCCATCCAGGAAGTCGGCATCAAAAATGACAACGACAATATGCCGGTCACCAGCAAAATGCAGATTGATCTGATGGTCAACAGCCTTGCCAATGATATGGCACGGATTGCCACACTGCAGTATACCAACTCGGTCGGTCAGGCACGGATGAAGTGGCTGGGGATCGACGATGGTCACCATTCACTGTCACATAAACCGGACAGCGATGAAGAATCACAAAAGAAACTGATCAAAATCAACAAGTGGTTCTGCGAACAACTTGCTTACCTTGTGAAAAAACTCGACACGACGCCTGAACCCAATGGTGACGGTACACTGCTTGATAACACGACCATCGTCTGGACCAATGAACTGGGCAAAGGGAACTCACACACGCTGAATGACGTGCCCCTGGTACTGATCGGAAAAGGGCTCGACTTCAAAATGGGTCGTTCGCTGCAATTCAAAAACCTGGCACACAATCGTC is from Gimesia maris and encodes:
- a CDS encoding DUF1552 domain-containing protein, with product MAFQSRRAFLKELGLSTAVLPLIMHLPSLGFAADARVRKQRLIVMFSPNGIVPKAYWPDETGDKFELKEIMEPLKPYQDQMLVIKGIADRVRGDGDSHMRGMSCLLTGIELLPGNIQGGSHTPAGWASGNSIDQEIKRFLQSQKETRTRFGSLEFGVNVPHRADPWTRMVYAGSNKPIAPIDDPYQMFEKIYGSMKDRKSLASILDDVREDLKKVRTKLSKEDRQLLEEHESYVRQMEQELKAGQDQKLAVEVPIQEVGIKNDNDNMPVTSKMQIDLMVNSLANDMARIATLQYTNSVGQARMKWLGIDDGHHSLSHKPDSDEESQKKLIKINKWFCEQLAYLVKKLDTTPEPNGDGTLLDNTTIVWTNELGKGNSHTLNDVPLVLIGKGLDFKMGRSLQFKNLAHNRLLMSFAHAMGHRVKTFGNPNFCGDGIISELT
- a CDS encoding 3-keto-disaccharide hydrolase → MKQILTIGMVLFVLSSTISAQAAELPQYKPLFNGKDLTGWVNVNTDKDTWYVKDGTLVCTGHPIGVMRSDRQYENFLLHIEWRHMEAGGNSGVFAWSEGTVPEGRRLPKGMEIQMLELDWVNQHKLKDGSLPPIAYVHGELFGANGLITTPDNPRGTRSKSIENRCKGKGQWNVYDVVCVDGVVKLSVNGKFVNGVRNASIKKGYLCLESEGAEIQFRNIQIMELPPGITTQEQTAPLLK
- a CDS encoding DUF1592 domain-containing protein, giving the protein MRNPTLLFLPETVMRFMIFSPQSSPVQCRISALFLLGTIGCFLFNVENASGAAESNPKTGAAIYRKLCIECHATNGKGVTDKANPFQGRKTLDELTMLIEETMPEEDPELCKGEAARQVAEYVLQHFFTSTAGENSQSARVQLSHMTVRQYLYTTSDLMSSFLGTAKSTTKERGLRAEYYSTRNFRGDKRVEKRIDPIVNFQFGDKTPVDKIKNAEEFSMKWEGSVLAEETGDYEIILKTENGARLWVNEQEPIIDEWVSSQGRPKEHKATIRLLAGKPYTLKLHVFKYKEKSSSVVLEWKPPHKAQEVIPARNLTPQQVPGTFICSTVFPPDDSVSGYERGIAVSKSWDEATTSAALEVMGVVIKHLDRMAGTKQDDQNRTEKIRQFCQRFAELAFRRPLTDEQKAFFVDQHFQKELPVELAAKRAVLLILKSPRFLYTDREFNPPDSFDIASRLSYGLWDSMPDRQLYDAAKANRLKTPEQIRQQSKRMLEDPRAQAKLRYFFHHWLQLDEKEELAKDKALFPDFDAQVVSDLRTSLDLFIDDVVWNSGSDYRQLLLADYVYLNPRLAKVYGVEMPENEDFQKVSLDQDKRAGVITHPYLMANFAYHNLSSPIHRGVFVTRRLLGRSLKPPPQATEFKDGDFKPGMTTREKVALITKPSACMSCHSIINPLGFSLEHFDAIGRYREKEADRTIDASSELPVLSGDPARFNGARDLAEFIASDHQAHAAFVDQLFHQAVKQPINAYGPNIREELTTIFEKSGYNIQQLLIEIMQVASLHQPQS
- a CDS encoding DUF1501 domain-containing protein, with the protein product MLSFFNDQNQHHSSSRRQFLQMGTLGLAGLTLADLLRAEAQSGILKSNKSIINVHLDGGPPHMDMIDLKPEAPAEIRGEFLPVSTNVTGVQICELLPRMAAQADQFALIRSLVGSAGAHDAFQCQSGFRKKDLASTGGRPALGSVVSKLRSSPADRTPLFVDLMQGRGLVRNSARPGFLGPSFQPFRPDLSDLFERQLEKGMQSELKRLGTDHQVSLKLNPTLSLQRLENRTTLLAELDTIRSRVDASGMMDAMDRFSQQAVSILTSGRLADALDLSLEDPVTLARYTPANHSETPRFYTSEGPQAVKKFLLARRLVEAGVRCVSLSISDFDTHSSNFDRLRQLLPIVDHGLTALISDLEERGMLDDVTIVAWGEFGRTPRINSKKGGRDHWPRVGPAILAGGGMRTGQVIGATDRTASAVKERPVHYKDVFATLYHNLGIDPHAVTIEDPHGRPQYLLDAGTRIPELV
- a CDS encoding sigma-70 family RNA polymerase sigma factor yields the protein MDATQTRTLQTESAQSRAELARNWVKVQPSLMAFVVASTPQFSDAEDLLQEVAAEIAIRYDEYDKSRPFLPWALWIAKIKIADFYRGKRRDRVLFMGEAMDALADACSRVQQLMTEERDLLEYCLDQLTERSRRLLGLRYTDDLKPKQIADELGTSMGSVRVTLSRIRTTLMDCVQKRAAGEANVGN
- a CDS encoding anti-sigma factor family protein translates to MSETKTELVESTALENIDAYLDGEELSEEEARKLEQWIKTDSENADQAFRRVFLHSYLRERFQVRSIGEAQAREREKQLKEPLILPTDAEFEINSVSSKPKAKPKPRQGRRILTWRWFLLIGIGIVSTINLSVMFIKDFQLPYDEDKAFEPINFESDYVKKTFLMARIAAQPFLYEGFNYSENLLGEKASEGINDLTGGVGWAGPWADKGKNRSMIVHDTKKVNLGKNDMRLFGQLGFSDQFGNILLTKGGQYRSGAGSETVAVRYLDLQQVPKALLDSKGFGADGEILWMSFMVQSYDNAGSGRYAYIDFGNEESSLRIGKLASADRGNWAAAGQVNGTEINTASSEVLSGQAALIVVRILFRPGAEEVDLWLNPPLNQIPELKDVDLRLMAPDLRIDRVKIVSNYSTDFDELRVGVSFVDVIPAGDYD